aataaaatatataccaTGTGAATTGACAACACATCTTCCTTACCAAATTCATTTTCCAATAGATTAATTTTGGAAATGTATTGAAGTTGAAACTCCACACCTACACGGCAATAGACCGCCATAAATATGATGGTATTTTacccttaaatatatatatatatatatatttagaataaGATATATTAAGatcttaaatataaatataataatatatgtattatacatattatatttattgtatttaaacatattagtcttttatttaaataatacgagaaaattatttatgaaattaggtAAAAGAAATATAGTAAAAGACGGTGTCATCAATTTATTAGACAATATCacctataaaaataatattttaatttaagggTTGTCATTAAGTAGGGCGACACTTTTTTTTACTGTTCCtttctttaatatatatttttaaacaatttttatatttttaattttatatttatattttatagttttataattttattctatttaacaaaaaatattaaattattttcataaattttaatatttagaaTAATGATCAAGTTgataaatttttagtaaatttgacattaaaaatattaaagtaaactACCTAAATAATCACTTAAGTTTTTagcaaagttttattttaatcaccgattttttttgttaattttgtcaCTTCTATTAACAACCTAAAATATATACGGTTAGATCATTAttctaaatattaaaaaattataattataaaatattaaaatggaaattataaacttataaaaataaaacaacacaaccattttaatgaaataaaattaaaaaaattaagagtGGAGTTGAAAAAGGGTACCTAACATGTTGGTCACAACccttttaaattaaaatgttgttttatttatttttaaaaatattatttttatagggAATGTTAAGCGAATTACTTTTTACAACTTATTTTCAtaaataatgtttttattttaatttaaatattttttgggtattatttaaataaaaacccAAACTTCTCTTTCTTTTATGAAATAAACACATGTTATTTTTTTTGagcaaatattattataaatataatacaaTAATTAAGAAGGCGAGGATGTTGAGGATGAGGCAAATCATTGATTCGATTTGGACGTACAACTTGCAACCTTATGAAGTAATAATTGTGGTCCTACAATTTCAGATTACAGTTGTCCGTTTCAAACCATCTTATTCTTTTCACAAGGATAAacaaattgaaatttaataaatttttggattaaaataaagtttttctccatttaattttaccatttatcttaatattttatattatatttatatatttaataaataaatttaaattaaaaattgttaAAAGCCTATTTTAGACCCTGTAATGAACTTATCACTTGAAATGAAATCTAGAGGTGTATTATAACAATTAAGTATAAAGTTATAACAATACAAGGTTGGTTATACCGTAAATCGTATGAATTTAGGGGTTGGTAGACTCAATCtctctaaaataaattttttaaaattttaaattaataaaggtaaaattatactttaccctttctaaaatgataaaattttaatttaattttttaaaaattatatttttattatagtaaAAGTTACAATTTAATACCAGCTCAGCTAAAAAAAATTCTAGCTTTACTCTTACTACAAATTGTGCAAAAAGCCACCTGAATGGTGGTTTGGAGTTATTGATAtcacatctatttataggaagaatGTTTATATGGGAATTAGGGCTTGGAGTAGGTCTTTATGAATTAGATGAATAATCATATTAATCTTAGAACTTTAGTATTAATCTGATTATTAATTATACATAAAGAAAGACTAAAAATAATAGTTGATGGGAGTCTAAACAAAAAAAACTTGAATTCctactaaaaatataaattttatatatagtagTGAATAGGGTTGTAAATTATCTTATTTCTTTAGTAAAAACAAGTAATATAAAATACAAGAGAAGGAGGGTTTGAAATTAAAACgaaaattaaatctaaaatttaaaaaatcaatacGATGAAAATCTAGTTAAATGTAAAATCTCAATTTTGATTTATGAGTTTGATCATCGATGTAAAGATAAATTTCAATATTCTATGCTAAATTGATTATAGTTACTAATAAATGCCTAGTAATCAAGTTCTTCTTATCTAGAGGTGAACAAAACTTGATTTCCACGAATTAATAAAAACATAAACaatattgttgctttgagttTTTATGGTGCTTGATGTATAAACGACCAAGATAGTTAATATATTGTGGTGTTTTTGTAAAGAATTGTTGCTTCTTCTCCACATTACTGCCGCAATAAGTTCATGCAAAATTAAAATGTTCTGCATAATTGCTATAGGAAATGCATGCCATGGAATCATGCAACTTATCCCGGCGAAACACCGCTGTATGTTAAGTTTAAATGGACGTCCTGCAAATCAAAAATTACTATACGATGATATTTAAGTTTACAAATGTTGTTGAATATAAAAGATGGCTAGAAAATGCCACCAAACCACCAATTTGTTGTACtagtagagagagagagagtgagAGAGAGAAGTTGTGCCTTCCCATATATATTGACATGTAGAAGgggctttttttttttcaatttggctGGAGAAGAAATGAAAacatttatttgtatttttaaaatattatatatttatttgtattattttataattaacttATCATAAATTTAATacacataaaaaatattaaagaatTATCATAAATTTacaacttaaaacataaaataaaattatttataattaacttttattcattaataaaacaaattaataaaTTCCTTGGCGGGTATATATAAAAAGGCAAATAAGAATGTGTTTAAAATATACCCTCCATTTATTATCAACTGTGATAATGAAATTTACATCTCATCCTCAATATTGGATTAAGTTGTCTAGAGTTTCTATTAAAtagtatattatatttatattttatattttatataatttaaatcatataaaggataaatttataatattgaaataattttaaattatccaTAATTCAATAGTTTACaactttattaaaagaaaaataaattattaaagattaaataaaataaaaattataaatgtgtaattctttttaatatttacaatctTTTTGTCGATACTCATATCCAACCGCAGTAACTAATCATTTCATCATAGGTGCTCTTCAAAGAAATAAACATCTGGTCATGAAATGTCCTCCATTCACAATATATATTTACGATTCTTTAAGTACGTGAAAACAATACAAATAGAAACATAATAGAAACAGATCGTGTTTTGGATTAACTAGTGAAATAAGCAGATTTTGCATAGGCTGATTAAATTTGGGATGTTGGATTGAGACATGGAAAAATCGAGATGAATCTAATTATTTATGTATTTCAATTATCTTGGGAAACTTGAGCATAACTTTTCAATAAAACTCTTTTAACAAGAAgtatttttttaaaactatttgtGCAATCGTGTTTGACCTTTTCCAATATTTTCCAATATGTTTTATATTTGGTAGTAGAAGCTTCTTGTGAAATGAATCCCgaatataatttttcaaagaaCACTCTAATAGGaagcatttttaaaaaaaaattgtataatcATATCCGATCTTTTCCAACATTTCCAAGTTTCATATCCGATGGTAGAGGCTTCCTACAAAATGGAGATGATGTAGAGAGATTTTTTGGAGTTAAGATAGCCTTTGTGGAGAAAATTTGCATGTCGAGGAGAAGAGTGTAGATGTTAACAATATTAagttatttttcttcattttttttgaaTAAAGTTCGTAGTTGTTGCAATATAATTTGGATACTCACTGTAGTAGATTAATTTGTTTTAAGTATATAATTACATGTTGTTACTctatttatgatattttattcaaaaatttGAGCTAAATGACGACACAGATGTTAAGTTAATGATTAATGCACATTACTCAACTGGGAATGTTGTAGTAGAGTTACATACTTAGTTTGAGGATGTACACGCATTTGCTCTAAGTTCGTTAACATTTCCTATTAATATGTATTCCACTTTTAGTTAAGAAGAGGAAGCAAAAAGTACAACAATTCGATTGTGTGGTGGTTTTTTAGCGTTATTGGGAAGCTCATATCTGAAAATGTCATAATCATCAACACGAAAACATTCATCTATTGGATTTTTAGATTGCAACTTTGATATTTGACATTTTTAAAATCtgcaaagtttttaaaattaaatataataatatacaaaCAATTTATTTAACAAAGCaatgaatttataatttacaATATTATTAGAATATCAATATAGTTAACATAAAAATTACTTATCTTTCTAAAATatcaataatataataataggtACAAGCAACTAAAACCtactattcaaaaattttaacacTTAAAACAAAAGGAATTACCTTATATTTCTTAAGGAATTTGAGACCATAAAAATCGATTAAAGGCACAAAATTACTAATTTTTGGtaattaagagaaaaaaaaacatttaGGGATTGAGATTGATAATCGAGGGCAAAAGGAATTTGAGAATGAAATTTAGAGAAATGGTTTGATTAAATTGATTGAGAATTGGATGAAAGTGGGTTAGGGGAGGAGCAAACAATAATATTAtcgcttatttatttttacttaaattttttaCCATTGATTTCAGCGTTAAAAAAAATGGATGGTCTTGATTTTTCTAACTGTTGAGACCCAAAAACTTTTGGACGGCAGATATTTGAGGACCATTAAACGATCGATATCATCACTAATTGTCTTGGCTAGGCAATCTGCCACTTTGTTATTGGTTTTCCAAATGTTCCTGAATTTTACTTTCTAATCTCTAGAATACAAGTTGTTAATCATCTGAATTTCAACAACATTGTTAATCTTTCCAAGTCCGGTTTGAAGAACCTCAATAAGTAAAGTATTGTCACTCTCCAATTCGACTTGTCTAAAACCTTTATCCCAAGCTAGTCTCAACCCTTCAAGAATTGCTCTGGCTTCAATTTGGGAAATATCTGTTATTTGCCATCTGGAAACCAAAAAACCAACCACGGCTTGGTCCCCTAGCCATATCGTCGATTGCTACTCCTAAACCGCTCCTTGATAACAACCCGTCAACATTAATTTTGATCCATCTGAAGGTCAAAATTTGCCAACTATTCATCGTAATTAGCATGCCCATCTTTCAATTACCCCTCCTACTTGCAATGATTTAGTCCATGTTGTTGACGAAATAATATATCTGTCGTTCTTGTTCGCCCGATTAAAGATGATATAATTTCTTCTTTTCCAAATGAACTAACAAACAATCCCCAAAAAAACCTCCCATTGACCAAATACACAATTACCTTTATTCTTTAAGTTCCACGCGTCCTATTTTTCAAAAGGGAAATTGAAAAAACATATCCAATATTTCATAGGGACAACTGCTTTCCAAACTGATTGTGCAAAAGAACAATCCCTAACAACATGCAATGTAGATTCCAAAATGGCACCACATTGCTCGCAAAATGGAACCTGAGTCATACCTCGTCTAGCACGCTCTTCGTTTGTCAGTAACCGATCACAAATAAGCAACCACTAAAACATCCTAACTCGTTCAAGGGCCGTAATCTTCCATATTAGCTTGTTACCCTTAAAATGTCCTAAATCATCTGTAAAAAAaaagtttgtaagactcagcgaTAGAGAACTTCCCCGTCGAGTCCATTTCCAGGAAACAAAGTCCGTATTGGCTCCACTAGTAGGCGCTTAATATGCAAGAATATGTGTTAAAATTCCTCTAGGTAGAACTGACAATAACCACGGTATATTCCAGATTCCATCCAAGAGAGCCACCTTACGTACTAAAATCGTGTCATTCAGCTCCCTGGGTCTAAGATAGAATTGTTGTAGAGGACAAATCTCTAGCACCCAATCATCGTTCCAGAAATTGACTAGGTGACCATCCCGAATAATCCAAATAATACCATTTTTGACTTCATCCCAAATGTGCATCATAGACCCCCATAAGTAATATGGGTTACTACACCAAATATAATCAGGTACCAAATTATGGATACTatatttatttcttaaaattcTAACCTAAAATGCATCAAGATTAGCAAGCAAATTGAAGCCAAGCTTCATAAGGAACAACTTGTTTTGAACTTGCAAACTTCAGATTCCCAAACCACTATTATCTTTAGACCGACAACAGATATTCTAGTTGACTAGAGATGGTTTCTGAATAGAAGTGGAAGAcccccacaaaaaaaaaaaaaaagcatgagccaatttttcaatttcattacaAATAGTGACAGGAATTCTTGTAGTTGACATGAAATAATTAGAAATCGACAGCAAAACAGACTTTACCAATGTTTGATGACCTGCTAATGATGGCTTGCACATATCCTACCCAAAAAGTCAAGCTATAACTTTGTCTAGTATGAATTGAAACGTATTAACCCCCACTCTATCGTGAAAGAAAGGCATTCTGAGGTATCTCCTCAAATCACTGACCATTGTAAAGCCAAGTTTAGGGCATACACTTTTAGCTTCCTCGTCCCTAACATTAGATAAGAAGAAACCTGAGTCTTTTGCTTGTTAACACGGTGACCAGTGAAATGACAAGAGGAGTCTAAGACATGCTTTAGACAAACGACTTCTGAATCATTAACTCTACAGAACAACACTAAATCATTTGCAAAAAAAAAGGTGTGACACACCTAGCCCTCAATGAGAAAGCATTATTGGTTCCCATAGCTTCTGATCAATTGTCGCTTCAATTAAATGGCCTAACAATTCCATATACAAAACAAAAAGATATGGCGACAGAGGATCACCTTGCCGAACACCATTTGTTGGAATGAACGAATCATAAATAGAACTATTCAAAAAAAGTTGCATTGAGGCAAACAAGACACATAGCATAATCGCCTGTCGTAAGCTTTTTCAAGATCAACCTTTACAACCATCTAACCCTTTTTACTCTTGCTTTGCTTCATCATATGGATTACCTCCTTAGCTATGATGATATTATTCGAAATGTTTTCTGAGGCAATAAAGCTCGACTAATTTTGTCGAACTAGATCTTATGCAATTCTTCAGAGATGGATTACAATTGTTTttgtaattattttgtaattatttctttttttttcaaaacaatatttttggctaattttgccacaaataacttgattaatttaattatcaatatatatttatggCTAATTAACTCTTAATATCACTAGTCTAGTTGATTAGTGATGACACTCATCAATCGAGTTCTAACTCATgggaaattataaaaaaaatattccttttataaaataaattatattgatTTTATAAATCTAATAAGATTTAAACCGAAAATATTATgcatataaaatttttaactttaccATTATAATCAAAACATTATTACCAAAGctctattttgttttaattttatcataaatctagtattttattcttttaaccatttgcttaaaatgacatgattaacttaataaattttaaataacccATTGCTTTGTTCAAGGATAATATTGTTTTTTATACAAATTTTCCCTTTTTCAATTCAAGTTTTTCATTCATGATTATATATTATTGACTCCCACCATAATTTAATAAATACGTCGCAGTTgtgtaaaaaattaatatatttaataattttattataattaataaaaagtaATGCATGAGAAATTGAGGATCTAAACCAAATACAAATCTGATCAAAATATTGTTAAAGAGAAAACAAAGGAATGGAAAGGTATGTGAGACTCTATAATTTATTACAAGGTTGGtaaaatgttttttttcttttttttctttttaataaaaaagCTTGCTTTTgtaatgaaaaataattaaagtaaCATTTTTTAAACAAATAGTTCTTTTATAAAGTAAGATTAGCAAAAGCATAAGTCCGTTACCAAAAAGTCATCATCACATAATTAAAACGGAACCTGTCCACAAAACGCCATCGTTTTCTGCTTGCTCCGTACTCGCAGCTACGATTATTAAAAAAGGGTTATGTGACTGTAAATGATGTGCAGAAAGCAAAGCAGTGTGAGCGTTGCTTCAGAAACGGGCTTCAGGAACAAGCAAACAGCCTTTAATCATTTTGTTCTAATCTCCACCATAATTAATCTCATtccttttatattttcatttaaaaacaaaataaagaatTCCAATTTTGTTTGCAAGATAAGAAAGATCAAAGCTATTAGCTTCTTCCCTTTTTATCATTTGAGTGAATAACACAAACCCATTGATAAAGGAGTTGCCAATGCCATTTGATTGCTTTACTTTTTGAGCTCTCATAGTCATGGCCGACGATCTCTGTTTCTTCACCAAGGTcagttttttttttcccttttgtaGGAGTgtgtttttttggggggtttcATTGTCGTTATCTTGAGTGAGATTAAAGATTCtattaattatttcatttttcatattttagtGTCATGCGAATATACTGATCTATTTTTCCGTGCACACGCACAGAAAACTGATCTTTGTTTTGTAAACCCATATCTTGAGCGGGGCTTGTTTTCTATCGTTACTTCGCAATACCCAGATTTCATTTTCATGAAAGATGTGTTCTTTGATATTTATGTGCATGTTGGTTTATTTATTTACGTTAAACGTGATTAATCAATTAATTCTAATTGTATATTAAATTAAACCAAGTAATGTATTGCTCAACTCACAGCTGAGTCTTCTAGCAAAATCAGATCAGAGTTCAGTTCAGTGCTATAAGAATGCCCACATCATCTTTTTCACAAGCTGCATTTAATGGCTTATCGATAACAAAGTTCTGCTttgttttatcttttttttttttttgctttattgGTATAATTTGTTATTAATAACTGGCAGATTCATTGAATTTCAGGATTCTTTCATCCTAAAGTCGCCAAAGAAGTCTCCATTGGTGTTGAGGACGGTTGTATTGTTGTTTGTAATGGTTTGTGGAGTGTATATCTGCACGATTTGTTTGAAGCAAATAAGCACTGGCAGCACCactgaatttttgaattttagagTGGTCCAAAAGCCCTGTCCAGAACCTAATATTGAGCCATGGGAAATTCCTTACGTACACTATCCGAACCCCAAAACTTATAGCAGGTAAGAGAATGATTTTAGTCCTCCCAAGTTTGGTTTCAGTTTTCAGAAATAAATATGGGATTAATTTTTTGTGTGTGATTAGGGCTGAATGTGCGTGCAATCCAGTCCGGTATTTTGCCATTATGTCAATGCAGAGATCTGGGAGTGGATGGTTCGAGACATTATTGAACAATCATACTAACATAAGCTCAAACGGGGAGATATTTTCTGTCAAAGTTAGGAGGAGTAATGTGTCAACAATTTTTGAGACTTTGGACAGAATTTATAACCTAGACTGGATGAGTAGTGCCTCAAAAAATGAGTGCACAGCTGCAGTTGGCTTGAAGTGGATGCTTAATCAGGTGAGCACCTCATGGATGAAATGCGATTTCTAAAGTTTAACTCCTAATTGCAAATATTTCTATGGCAGAAATACACTGAAAATTACTTATGTTCTTCCCATATGAATCTGCAAAATGGAGTTGAGTACTAAATGGTTCATTCTATCTGCTATACAAAGCCTTAGTTATATCAGTTAGATTCATATTAGGAATGGCTAATTTACTGGGCTGAAGGGAACTCTACAACCAGGACACCAAAAATGAAGCAAAAGAAACCCAAAACATCctttatatttataaatacatTTGTGCTTTTAGGTTTTCTAATGGTCTTTCAGTGAATGCAAGTTTTGAGTTCCTTGGTTTCTGCAGCATGATCATGATAAACTCATGACAGCTAATATCATTCTGTGTTTGATTGCCTCTTTCTTTTTCTAAATTACCCACTATCTTTGTTTCCCAATCCAGTTTTATGTAATTCTATTACGAACCTGATGCTTTTGCCCTGTAATTAGAAACCAATCCCCTACTGCTCAAAAAGAATTAACTATCCTAGCATGCTTTTTCACACAAAACAAACCAACATCatgttatttttgttattattccaATATACCACCAACCTCATATTCTTAACCCAGCCAATTGATTTCCGTATAACTGCTGCTAATTTGAGCTTTACTTGCATCTAGATGCTCCTTTTATTGCACCCCTCTTCTATTATCATGCTGCAAAAGCAACGTCATAGAAAGCTTGACATGATCCCCAGGGTGACCAAATATGTTAAGTGTATCTCCAGGGTCACCCTAGGGATCATGTCAAGCTTTATATGACGTTGCTTTTGCAGCATGATAATAGAAGAGGGTGCAACGAGAGTTAGATCAGTTGTGGCCTTCCTTTCATAAAATGGTTGGGTGTAAATATAAAGCTGTGTCTCTATATAGGCAGGAGAGATTGGAAGTCTAAAAAATGTTTACggttaataaaaatttaattgttaGATTTAGATATTTCAAGTTACATTGATCTTTTAATGAGAAGCACATTTATTGGTAAATATTTACCACTACATCGATCCAGATATCATTTTCCATGTTACCTTGAATTACTATATAGGACTCTTAATCAAAATTATGAAAAGGAAACAGGAGATAAGTTTCTGGTAACCAACAAACATGGAAAGAAGACATGACAACAGCTCATGCAATTCTGATGGATTAAGGTAATTGAAATCTGTGTTTGGAAGTGGAGAAAATGTGTATCAAACAGGAGATAATCCCCTTATTTGATGATTTGGAGACTCAACTGAACAATGAGGTCATATTTTGTTAGATCTTGCCTTCGAGATAAACATGTACTTCATGATTTCGGAACAATGTCTGCAGATCAATATTCATTAATGAACACGCTTTCCCTATGTTTGGAACTATTTTAAAGACAGTATTTTGTCTACACACATTGCTAGAATTTGTGATTATGCTTGTCTCTGTTGCATTCATGACCATAATCTTTTACTGCAGGGACTGATGCAACATCATAAAGAAATAGTAGAATACTTTAATACTCGGGGTGTTTCAACTATTTTCCTCTTTAGAAGGAATCTTCTGCGCAGGATGATTTCAATACTAGCAAATTCTTATGATCGGGATGCTAAACCACTAAATGGAACCCACAAGTCTCATGTTCATTCACCTCATGAGGTTTATgcccctctctctctctcacacacacacatatatatctaAAAGTTTCAACTCTTACGTAATGATTTCAGGCTGCAATACTTGCTAGTTACAAGCCTGTAATCAATGCCACAACGCTGATTCCAATCCTAAGGCAGGTCGAAGAGACAACTAAGAAAGGTTTGGAGTACTTCAAAAGCACACGGCACATCATTCTTTACTATGAGGATGTAGTAAAGAACCACACCGTAAGGAAAATGTTTCAAAAAGCTGATCTTTTACTCTGGTCATGAATCTTTTATCTAAGTGCGGGTTCTTAATAGACTCATTTCTGGTCATTGTGCAGAAGTTAGCCGAGGTCCAAGAATTCTTAAAGGTTCCAAAGAGGGAGTTGAAGAGTCGTCAAGTAAAGATACACAAGGGATCATTATCCAATCACATTCAGAATTGGGTTGATGTTGAAAAGGCACTCAATGGAACTAAGTATGAAAGTTATCTACATGGAGATTACAGGAAGTAAAGCAGTGGCATTGATGTACATTTCATTTTTGACCCATTGCCACTCATCCTTTGTTTCGGATCTCCAAGTGACAGGCACCAACAGTGAACCTACCAAGCTGAACTCTGTTCGGATTTTGGGTACACGGCATGCATCATTTTGCTTTTAAATTTTAACCTTACACTCACACCTTCGTATTCTTTTCATTCTTTTGTTTTTCCCTTGATATAGCTTTGACAGAAAACTGCTGTATTTATGCCCAATCAAAGGAGAAACTTGCATTTTTGCGTTGTATATGTTAATATGAATACGTTCAAGCTTTTAAAAGTTGAAGCAGGGAGACCGCCCACATTCAAAGTTCCTATTTCGGGTATCATGAGTGCAGGCCAGGGGCTTGACCGGCAGAAACTTGGACCCTTTTTGTTTATGAACCCACTCATCCCTCCACTTTTGAGCCTCCAACCAATTTCAAATATCTGAATTAAAACgtttctatttcttttttcttaCGACAGCAAGTGATTGTAGAATCTCAACCAATCCAGCAGGTTTAGGCATAACTTGTGGGGTTTTAAAGTTTCTTAATCTTTGAAGTCAAGtggggttttaaaaaaaaattggggttAGTTGGTTTGAGAGTCAAAAGACTCGAAATTTTGAACATCCTTTCGGGAGTTCTTTGAatcgtttttatttttatttttatttttgcgcTTTAATCTTCTGTTTCAACGTCTAATCTCAAGTTATATAAATCTATTGCTGTACTCTGATGCATAGTCCATGGTGGGGGTTAATGCACTATTTATCCGCCAAGTCACGCATCTAACATACCAACTTTTGGCCTACTAGCACAAATTTTCAATATACCAAAATACACAAGTCATTTATGTTATAAGTGaatgaatctataaatatatttaaGATAAATTCAATTTGAGTCCAATATAATGTATTATCAATTCAAACaatcacatttatgtctctattTTTTAGAG
This window of the Gossypium arboreum isolate Shixiya-1 chromosome 12, ASM2569848v2, whole genome shotgun sequence genome carries:
- the LOC108477275 gene encoding uncharacterized protein LOC108477275; translated protein: MADDLCFFTKDSFILKSPKKSPLVLRTVVLLFVMVCGVYICTICLKQISTGSTTEFLNFRVVQKPCPEPNIEPWEIPYVHYPNPKTYSRAECACNPVRYFAIMSMQRSGSGWFETLLNNHTNISSNGEIFSVKVRRSNVSTIFETLDRIYNLDWMSSASKNECTAAVGLKWMLNQGLMQHHKEIVEYFNTRGVSTIFLFRRNLLRRMISILANSYDRDAKPLNGTHKSHVHSPHEAAILASYKPVINATTLIPILRQVEETTKKGLEYFKSTRHIILYYEDVVKNHTKLAEVQEFLKVPKRELKSRQVKIHKGSLSNHIQNWVDVEKALNGTKYESYLHGDYRK